AAGTGATGGATCAGGGCCTCCATATTATCGTATATCGTCTCCTTCGGCGGAGGCACTATCTCGGGGTTATCGACGTTGAAAGGGCCCTCCGGCATATCCCTGAGGCACTGCTCTATTATGCGGACCGACTGGCGCATCTCCTCTATCCTCACCTGGTAGCGGTCGAAGCAGTCGCCGTCGGTACCGAGCGGCACCTTGAAGTCGAGCCGGTCGTATACGAGGTAGGGCTCGTCTCTCCGCATGTCCCAGTCCACGCCGCTGCCGCGGAGGTTGGGGCCCCCGAAGCCGAAGCTTACGGCGTCCTCGGCCGACATCACACCCACGCCCCTGTTCCTCTTGATCCAGATCCTGTTGCCCGTAAGGAGCCTCTCGTACTCGTCTATCTTCTTCGGCAGCAGTTTTACGAACGTGGAGCACTTCTCCTTGAACTCCGGCGTGGCGTCCCACCTCACACCCCCGACCCTCATGTAGCTGTAGGTCATGCGCGCGCCGCAGATTATCTCGAAGAGGTCGAGTATCATCTCCCTCTCCCTGAAGGCGTAGAGGAGCACGGTCATGGCCCCGAGGTCCACGCCCCAGGCCCCGACGCAGACGAGGTGCCCGGCGAGCCTCGACAGCTCGGCCGTGATGACCCTTATGTACTTGCCCCTGTCCGGGATCTCTATGTCGAGGAGTTTTTCCACCGCCTGTACGTAGGCGAGGTTGTTGCTCATGCCGCACATGTAGTCGAGCCTGTCGGTGTAGGGGATGAACTGCGGGTAGAAGAGGTTTTCCGCTATCTTCTCGGTACCCCTGTGGAGGTAGCCGATATCGGGCTCGGCCCTTACGACCCGCTCTCCCTGCATATCGACGATCAGGTGCAGGACGCCGTGGGCCGAGGGGTGCTGCGGCCCGAGCGAGAGGGTCATCTCGCGCGTGGTTATGACCTCTTCTTCGTTATCGATCGTTTTTACGTTATCGCTCACAAAAACGCCTCCGGCTAATCCTTATCTTCCCCGTACGGGTTATAGCGGTCCTTGTAGCCCTTAAGCGGGTAGTCCTTCCTCAAGGGGAAACCTTCCCAGTCCTCGGACAGGTAGATGCGGCGAAGGTTCTCGTGGCCGTCGAAGACGATGCCGAACATGTCGTAGGCCTCCCTCTCGGCGCAGGCGGCCGAGCGCCAGAGGCCCGTAAGCGACGGGGCGGCCTCGCCCTCCTCGACCCGGAGTTTCAGCCTTATCCTCTGCTTCGTCTCGAACGAGCAGAGGTGGTAGACGACCTCGAACCTCGGCTTTTCCGGATGGCGGTCTACGCCGACGATGTCGGCGAGGAAGTTCATCTTTATATCCGCCTCGCTCCTTAAGAAGGCGCATATGTCGAGGAGCGCCTCCTTCTTTATGAGGTGGGTCACCTCTCCCCTGAAGGTAGCGGTCTCAAGGATCCCGGAGCCGAATACCTTCCGTATCTTCTTTACGAGTATGGAGTCTTCCGCGACGCTCATAAGGGTATCAGGGCTCGAGGCCTCTCTCTTTCAGGAGGAAGGGTTTTTCCTTCCTTATCTTCTCCTGGAGCTGGAGGAAGCCGTACATGAGGGCCTCGGGCCTCGGCGGGCAGCCGGGGATAAAGACGTCCACGGGTATGACGAGCTCGGTGCCCTGCACCACGGCGTACGTGTTGTAGGGCCCCCCGGCCGAGGCGCACCCGCCCTGGGCTATCACCCAGCGGGGCTCGGGCATCTGGTCGTAGAGCCTCTTTACGGCCGGCGCTATCTTCTTGGTCATGGTCCCGGCCACAACCATCACGTCGCTCTGGCGCGGGGAGGGACGGAAGATTATGCCCATCCTGTCGAGGTCGTAGCGGGAGCAGGCGGTGGAGATCATCTCTATGGCGCAGCAGGCCAGCCCGAAGGTCATGGGCCAGAGGCTCGAAGCCCTGCCCCAGTTGGCCACGTACTCGACGGCGGGGTTCTTCTTGACGGTGTTGACCACCGGGTTATTCCTTACGACCTCGAATATGCTCTCGAGGGTGGTGAACTGGGCCACGCCCTCAAGCTTATTCCTGTCTGTAATCATAAAGACCTCGCATAGTTGCTGGGGTTAGTGGCGTTGGCGGGGTTGGCACTCATATCCAGTCGAGGGCCCCCTTGGCCCAGGCGTATACGAGCCCGACGGCGAGCACTATTATGAAGATGAACATCTCCACGAATATAAGGGTTGATATGGTTGTGTCGGTGAGCATGACCGCCCATGGAAAGAGGAAAAGCGTCTCGACGTCGAAGACGACGAACAGGATGGCTATTATGAAGAAGTGGACCCTGAAGTGCCCCTTGTCGGCCTCGCCCACGGGCTCCATGCCGCACTCCCAGGGGGATAACTTCTCCGGGTAGGGGTTTTTGGGCCTGAAGATGGAGCTCATAACGAGCGCCCCCACGGCCATGACCGTGGCCAGCCCCACCATTATAACTACGGCCAAATAAGCGAGCATCGGTGCCCTCCGTTCCGGCTGAGATCCACTTCCCCCACGCTTCCCCCCCGCTTCCCCCCCTCCCCCCCTCCACTACGGTGTGCTTAAGGGTGGCAAGGAGAGTAGAAACGTAAAACAACCGGGCGGTTTTGTCAAGGGGAAAATGTATACTGTATACAAAAGCCCGGGGGGTGCGGCGGGGGGGACGACCCCGGTGGACGCCTCACCCTTCAGGCCGCCCGAAGGGGCCGTCGGACAGCTCAAGGCCGAGAGCGCTGAAGAGGGCGAAAAGCCTGTCGAAGAGGTTCTTCTCCCCCCTTATGGTAAGGAGTGTGCCCGGCGGCATGCTGAAGATAAAGGGGAAGGTAAACGCCGGGACCGGGTAGTCCGA
This region of Thermodesulfobacteriota bacterium genomic DNA includes:
- the nuoD gene encoding NADH dehydrogenase (quinone) subunit D → MSDNVKTIDNEEEVITTREMTLSLGPQHPSAHGVLHLIVDMQGERVVRAEPDIGYLHRGTEKIAENLFYPQFIPYTDRLDYMCGMSNNLAYVQAVEKLLDIEIPDRGKYIRVITAELSRLAGHLVCVGAWGVDLGAMTVLLYAFREREMILDLFEIICGARMTYSYMRVGGVRWDATPEFKEKCSTFVKLLPKKIDEYERLLTGNRIWIKRNRGVGVMSAEDAVSFGFGGPNLRGSGVDWDMRRDEPYLVYDRLDFKVPLGTDGDCFDRYQVRIEEMRQSVRIIEQCLRDMPEGPFNVDNPEIVPPPKETIYDNMEALIHHFKYVSSSFKTPPGEVYSAIEAPKGELGFYIVSDGSEKPARVKIRVPTFVNLQSVHHMTKGTYLADVVAIISSLDPVFGECDK
- a CDS encoding NADH-quinone oxidoreductase subunit C, producing MSVAEDSILVKKIRKVFGSGILETATFRGEVTHLIKKEALLDICAFLRSEADIKMNFLADIVGVDRHPEKPRFEVVYHLCSFETKQRIRLKLRVEEGEAAPSLTGLWRSAACAEREAYDMFGIVFDGHENLRRIYLSEDWEGFPLRKDYPLKGYKDRYNPYGEDKD
- the nuoB gene encoding NADH-quinone oxidoreductase subunit NuoB, which gives rise to MITDRNKLEGVAQFTTLESIFEVVRNNPVVNTVKKNPAVEYVANWGRASSLWPMTFGLACCAIEMISTACSRYDLDRMGIIFRPSPRQSDVMVVAGTMTKKIAPAVKRLYDQMPEPRWVIAQGGCASAGGPYNTYAVVQGTELVIPVDVFIPGCPPRPEALMYGFLQLQEKIRKEKPFLLKERGLEP
- a CDS encoding NADH-quinone oxidoreductase subunit A; translated protein: MLAYLAVVIMVGLATVMAVGALVMSSIFRPKNPYPEKLSPWECGMEPVGEADKGHFRVHFFIIAILFVVFDVETLFLFPWAVMLTDTTISTLIFVEMFIFIIVLAVGLVYAWAKGALDWI